CCTAAGGCTAAATTGTCACAAATTAAACCTGACCAAGACCTGACATGTGGCAGGCCACTGCCACATTAGTGCATATGTTCTTGGCCTGTCCCTAACTCCAACAATTGGCAGGTGATATATGAAACACTCACCAACAAACCACTTTCTCCCTGCCTTATTTGGTATAATTACACAAGACGTTATTTTGAATAACTCTGGCCGTGAAACTATTGTTTACTACCTTAATTGCTCAATGTGCCATACTTATGAAGTGGGGCATGTTGTCCTCCCAACACCCATACAATGGTTTAGAGATATGATGCGGTTTATGAAGCTGGAAAAAACATTAGATATGCCATGGCAACCATTTAGATCCTGCATTGAGTAAATGCAGTCTGAATGCGTGGCCCcgccacccacccccacccccaccgccACCGGAATACAGATACGAATCAGACTAATTTCTCTGTACACATTACTATTATCAATGAAAGCCTTGCGGCTTCTCTCCCATTGCAGACGTTGCTCAAGCCCGCGGTGGATAGCAGCATGGTCAGCGTGAGCGATTCCGGTGTCACAGTAAATCCTGCCCCCGGACCAATTGACCTTTACCCCAAACTATCCGTTTACAGTGGTGACTGTTTAGATGAAAAGCCACAATTTCTGCTTGTGGGCGATTCCATCATTAGATTCCTGGAATTGCCTGGTGGTTTAAACTACTGTCTTTCTGGTGCCAAAATATTAGATCTGGTTGAACTTATTCCTGCTGTCACAGATCTCCACTCAACCGCTCACACCATAATCGTGCATGTTGGCATTAATGACAGTCAAGCTGAAACAGGATTTTGAGATTTTAGTGGAAACCATTGAGAGTCTTGGTAAACtcggaaaaaaaaattaaaaattcagCCGCATTTTCGGGCTGCACAATTGGCTCCTTAACTATTGTGTTGCAACAGGCCATGACTATGTTAACCATTTTAATAGTTTCTGGACCAGAAAGGATTTATACAAAAAAGATAAGCTCCACCCAAACCACTTCGGCACCATGATTTTATCCACGAATTTTACTTCAAAAATGCAACTTGACTGAGATGTTGGGAGGATAGGAGACAATAGCTACCCACCCCCTATTGATGCTGACCCTGTACCCCTATCCTATCCTGCTCATATCCCAGTGCTCACTAGCAGGCCTAGACACCAGCTCTTTGTTAAGGCCAGGTTTCAGGTCTGGAAATCCAGCCACTCTAATCAGTATTCTCCTCCAAAACATAACTCCAGTTGCATCAGAAACTGTTGTTATCAAGTTAATGTTACAGAATGTTAGATCCCTGAACAATAAATCTTTTATCTGCAATGATTTAATCACTTCATCCTGATGCCGACTGAAATCTGGCTTAAACCAAAAGACTACTGTGGTGCCCTTAATGAAgctctcccccccacccccacccccgccaaTTTCTCCTACCTCCACAATCCTAGACCCTCTGgccagggagggggagtggCTGTTATTCACAGTAACAAGCTAGCATGTAACCCTGTGCCCTGTGTACTAGTCTACCGCCTTGCTGAACTGCTTTCCATAATAATGCCTAATCATGACAGAATCCTTAttcttggtgattttaatattcacaTTTGTTGCCCTGACAATACCTTTGACCGGGACTTCTTAACATTACTTGAATCTTTTAACTTGTCAGTTCATGTCTCTGGGCCAACACATGATCAGGGACATATTCTAGATCTTATTATATCTCATGGTCTGAGTCTCGAGAATCTAGAGGTTTTAGATAGAGGAATCTCTAACCACTCCAGTATTAGTTTTGAATTGTTGTGTCATGTCCCCTCTAGGATCAAATCTGCTCCCATTCGTTTCCGCCCCATTGGCCCCTCACACCTGTTGAATTCTCCCAtgtattcctctcctctcttacctactcctccccctctcatcAGACAGCTGACTTGTTGAATAATTTTAATGACGTTTGCCAGACCACCATAGACACTTTGGTACCCTTCAAAATTaagcaaaaacattttttcctccTGGTTGACTGATCCAGTGGTCTGTTTCCTAAAGAGGGAGCGGAGGAAGGtggagagaaaatggaaatCCTGCAAACTCAATGTTTTCTATATTCACTTGAAAGATCTCATGAAAGAATATAATGTAAAGGTTAGGGAAACCTGTGCTCTATCCTTCTCCAGGCTCATCTCAGAAAATTCTCATAACCCAAAGATTTTCTTCCACACTATCAACACAGTTGTCAATGCTCCTTCTAGTACTGCTCTTAACCATTCTCCTGAGGTCTGTGaacatttctgttcattttttttaccaagAGAAGATATACGGAATCAAATATTCACTCCTGCATGTGCTCTCCTTGATACCGGCATCTTCAACCAAGAGGTCAGTTTTGACTCATTTGATCCTATATCTGTAGAAAACCTCAAGAACATCATAATGCATATGAAATCTTCTTGCCCCCTAGATATTGTTCCTACAAGGCTGCTCAAAGAGGTCATCGACTCTGTGTGCCCTAGTATTTTAGCTATTATTAATAGTTCCCTCATTTCAGGCTCAGTGCCTCCTTATTTTAAGCATGATCTTACCCAACCGCTTCTTAAAAAAAACCTACACTTGACTCCTCTGTTCTTAGTAATTTTAGAGCTATCTCCAAACTTTTATCCAAAGTTTTAGAGAAAGTTGTGTACAACCAGCTGTGTGAGCATTTGACTACAAATAACCTTTTTGAAAAATTTCAATCTGGCTTTTGCCCATGCCACAGCACAGAAACGGCTCTTCTTCGGGTTACCAATGACCTTCTTTTAGCAGCTGACTCAGGACAATGCTCCATTCTAATCCTCCTTGACCTTAGTGCTGACCATTCGATTCTCATTGACCGCCTTCATCATTTAATAGGCATTTCTGGCTCTGCTCTTAACTGGTTCTCCTCTTATTTCTCAAACAGACAGTTTTCAGTTAGTTTAGGTGACACAGTTTCATCTTCTCATCTCTTAAGGAATGCCTCTGAGATTTACAATGCTGGATGGCTCAAAACTTCTTACAGTTAAATGACAATAAATCTGAAATCACCTTGTTTGGTCCACCTTCCATCACAACCACAATTCAACAACATCTTGGTTTTTTAGCTGCTAACGTTAAGTCCTCAGCCCGGAACCTGGGAGTTTTctttgataatgataatgataatgactaGCTTCAACACACAGGTGAAAAACGTTGTCCAGTCCTGCTTTTACCGGTTTTACCAGTTTTGCTTTTACCTTagaaatatttctaaaattaaatcattttaaaattatGCTGATTTAGAAAAAGTTACCCACGCTTTTATTTTCTCTCGCCTAGATTACTGCAATTCTTTATACTCCACCctcaataagaaaaacttttcatGTCTACAATTAgtccaaaatgcagcagccagacTTTTAACTCGTACAAGAAGATTTGAACAAATCACCCCAATCTTAGCCTCCCTTCATTGGCTACCcattagttttagaattgattttaagattttattgattacttttaaagcacgGCTCGGTCTAGCTCCCTCTTACatcacagaccttttaaccccatACGATGCAGAGcacagcctgagatcctctggCAAGGCCCTTCTGACAGTTCCTCGGTCAAGGCTAAAGACTAGGTGATCGTGTGTTTGCTATTAGGGCACCTTCCCTTTGGAACAGCCTGACAGATATCAGGCGGGCAAACTCAGTAGCCTCCTTCAAATCCCttctcaaaactcacttttttagacttgcttttaataCTTGATTCATTGCTCttatgttcttttgttttaaatttgcaTGTCTCATGTTGTTTTACTTTCCTTTTTACTTTGGGTTGTTTTTATTGGTTGTTAATCtgcttttgtaaagcactttgtaactttgtttttaataagtgctatataagtaaagttattattattattattattattattattattattattattactacttatACCGTTAACTGCTTTCAAATAACCTGCATGCCAGCAGGGTGACGTGGCAATCTTTTAAAGCACCTTGACCAAATGCTCTGCTGATGACTCCCCCTAGTGAAAACTGAATTGTCGTACTTATGATCAACTAAGCGACTGGCCCGTGTACTTCGTTTCgtacctttttatttttctctctctcccttttcctttatttttcatGGTCCACCAGATACGTTTTTGATCTGGTATTTAGATATGCGTGTTGGAGCAAACACAGAGCCTTTGCATTCAGTGCTGTACATTCCAATAAATTCGGATGTGCCTGTGGACATTGGCCTTTATCCGTTTCCTTCTTGGAGGTGGGGTTGGGTTGAGCTAGAACGGACAGAAGGGAGGATGGGCTGGGATTGGGATGCGTGGGTAGGAAGTTCTGGCTATGTATGCTGAAAATGACTGAATGTCAACCAACCAATTATTTAATATATTGGATGTACTGGCTAAATttgaaaactaaataaaaaatactgatTTTAAAAAGCCAGTGCatatcctgtacaggcccaaaacatgtatttaattcagttcaatgcactgaagcactgcaacacgGTTATCAGTTAAATCACCTAAATCCACTAAcgataccacaaggtaataatgttacctaccTTTAAAATTTGGTATGGTagcagaagacgtgttatcAAATTACTGTTTACAACTACCGTTACTAAAAATTGTGGAATATTTAGTTTCAGTAACAGGAGACTGTCAGAtggagtacaatgctgctggtctactGGTCTGCGGGTCGCCAAATGACAAACGTGACGTTTTGTGCACATCAAGCGGATTAGAGATAGATTTAGATCAAtttgaccaactttttattttgtggcggTGTACACATATgagcctatgtatgggaaacactgtatcTCGCAGGAAAAGAAaccctctagaggccatttCACAAAGCGCtgacaactgactgactgacagacctgaatttgcctcccGATGCCCGCAGGTACGCCATGGGAAAAAGCTGTGGAAAAACACAGAccttttgtgtttctcaaaatgaagaccacatttcccataaaccccactgcatcctgttgcaaagaggatgttgctacttgaccccccacccccttcacCTCCCcagcatttgttttgaagatcaCGAAGAAAAATAAGACCCAATGCATTCTGACCAGGTAAGCTAAAAGCTGACAGTTTAAACTATGcagttagaatagaatagtggCACCCAGTGtcaaatgcagtgtagaggcctgTAGAGGCTGCCAGCCTTCGTGGAGATGGAGggcaactaaaccccaaactcaaatctgggtaaagcctgacatctaatggtaaataGCAGGATACTGAAATTGCAATtttctattggctgatctttggtgccaggtgatgccACCTTCTATcaagtacaacaggtggtgacatcacctggcatcaGTTTTAGTTGGCCCaagaacagttgtttttgtaaaaaaccttttctgtttatttcaccTTTTCCTGAATTTGTTACCCGTATTCTAGGTTATTTGTTACCATCCTTGTGGGTCAATAAACCCCTTAATTTTGAGCATTCTACCTCATACCTCATATCTAGACTCATATCTATCTAATTCCTGTGAAAAGCTAAACCTTTGACTTCCTGTTTCTCTGGAGAGTATGCAAGTAAACAACTTTTTCAATTCGACCAGGCTCTTATTGTGGTTTAAGTGTCTATAGTCAATGCCATTTAgtaatactatactatatcaTTATATGTTATCATTTTTATTAACATAACAATGATAGGATAAACattgaatgtaaaatgtaataatataacATTGAATTATGACACTCTTTCTTGCCTCTCtcagatggttttcagcccatcTCAATCCAGAAAGCAAAGCTTAGAGACAATGTGACAATAGCGCTCCATTTCCGATACAAAGTTGAACTCTGCCAGGACTGTTAATCATAGaaaaccaaaatgaaatgttttttactTCATTGTTAACCAACAGATTTTATCCACTCGGCAGCCAATCAGGTATTCTGCAAGATGAATATGAGGAACCAATCAGAAACCTGACAGATCTGGCATGATGTAGGCAATGTTGCTCTTGATGAATCTATTAAGACTGCTGTCGCTTCAATAAGTCAGAACTGCTGTGGAGAAGAAGCAGAACAAATGATGGAGCAAGGAGCAGGGAAGAAGATGGTCTATCTTCTAAATGTTTTTCTGATCTGTCATCTGTGTAAGTAACAAATTTCCACTTGTGGGATCTTTCATGAGAGTCTACATACAAATGTGATTATATGATTTCctgcttttctgtttgtttcaggtGTGGCACAGTTCAATGACATCTCTCAGCCTGTTTCTTTCCAAACTGTGGAGCTGGGAGACCCAGTTACGATTGAATGTCAGATAAACAGTGTTATAAAAAGTAGAGTATGGTACAAATTAACTACTGGGAGGAGAATACAGTGTGTGGCAACAATAGACACACAAAGAAATCAGATTAAATTTGGCAATCAGTTTAATCAATTTAATCACCGTTATTCAGTGAAACTTGACGGCATCAAAAATGACTTGAGAATATCTACTACAACATGGGGCGACAGTGGCACATACTACTGTGGAGTGGTATATCAAAACTTCATCGAATTTGGACCAGGAACCTATTTGATGCTAGAAGGtatttcatctgttcagtttaCCATTAAAACACTCACATCCCAAAAGTAAATTAACATGAATATGAACATGTCAGTGATAACATTCATTTGGTTTCTTTCCCAAGGTCCAAAGATGAACAGTGACTCTGTTGTTCAGCAGCCAGTGTCTAAGTCAGTCCAGCCAGGAGACTCTGTAACTCTCAACTGTTCTGTTCACACAGGCAACTGTGCAGAGGAATACACTAGTGTCTTTTGGCTGAAAAACTCACAAAATTCTGGCCGAGTAATGATTTACTACTCTGGAAATAAGAGCGACAACTGTGAGAAGACTGAGACTGGCTCTCAACAAACTAGCTGTGTCTACAACCTTCCCAAGAAGAACCTCAGCTCTGCAGATGCTGGAACCTACTACTGCGTTGTGGCTTCATGTGGGGAGATCCTGTTTGGAAATGGGACCGAGCTCAATATTAAAAGTGAAGGTAGGCAAAGGTAGATAAGACAAGGGTTTAATTTCAAGATGCTATATCTGGAATTTTGATGTGATAAAATTCCCTGATTGCAAAAATACAGATG
This region of Centroberyx gerrardi isolate f3 chromosome 23, fCenGer3.hap1.cur.20231027, whole genome shotgun sequence genomic DNA includes:
- the LOC139928681 gene encoding signal-regulatory protein beta-2-like, with the translated sequence MMEQGAGKKMVYLLNVFLICHLCVAQFNDISQPVSFQTVELGDPVTIECQINSVIKSRVWYKLTTGRRIQCVATIDTQRNQIKFGNQFNQFNHRYSVKLDGIKNDLRISTTTWGDSGTYYCGVVYQNFIEFGPGTYLMLEGPKMNSDSVVQQPVSKSVQPGDSVTLNCSVHTGNCAEEYTSVFWLKNSQNSGRVMIYYSGNKSDNCEKTETGSQQTSCVYNLPKKNLSSADAGTYYCVVASCGEILFGNGTELNIKRNSTLTTPLDWNPIVVALALSNIVLGMATLLLVWALCKSRSKDPTEETDGSSEGNQTSDAVHYAAVNLAPRSSSSRPAKVKYSRDDVLYSEVRHRQQD